A portion of the Bulleidia sp. zg-1006 genome contains these proteins:
- a CDS encoding phage tail spike protein, producing MKPILYETTEMQFNTNGIGTLADAISCIVEEERNGLYELEMEYPLGGIHYNEIQNNKIIMALPSDGKRLQPFRIYKVSRPVSGIVTIYAQHISYDLAGIPVAPFKASDCASALIGLKNNSMILNPFEVWTDISGTGKYNQKVPATFRSRLAGVEGSILDSFGKGAELEFDRFTVKVHQNRGTDNGVTIRYGKNLIDLKQEESIDAVYTGVLAYWSKEENDKHEIVIGDIQYLDNHADYLKERIYVLECSSDFEKKPTKEQVNNKSKQYLKNNKLGVPKVTLDVSFIQLWQTEEYKNIVSLERVNLCDTVHVIFDKLGVNATAKVIKTEYDVLSERYTKVTLGDAKSSFAQTVKESTKSSIQPLIKSAVDVAVNNATSNITNLSGYVTKITDADGNWTELVISDHPDYKQAKNIWRWTQGGLGFSSNGYAGPYETAITADGQINANAITTGTLDASLIRIGNKTFTETLTELRSNDSDLKTQLEQTAEAISQTVTKKEFDGTMSSITNKFDDKGLHIKRKINGEDSKKEALLNDDELRFTRADGTDAIRINEHESYFGKWVTIANHRFETHPIHEWDIESVGGVNKDSQTISGTGLFYSGDSEGN from the coding sequence ATGAAACCTATTCTCTATGAAACAACAGAAATGCAGTTTAATACTAATGGCATTGGCACTTTGGCTGATGCCATTTCTTGTATTGTTGAAGAAGAGAGAAATGGATTGTATGAATTGGAAATGGAATACCCACTTGGTGGCATTCATTATAATGAAATTCAAAACAATAAAATTATTATGGCTTTGCCAAGTGATGGAAAACGATTACAGCCATTCAGGATTTACAAAGTATCACGCCCTGTTAGTGGCATTGTGACGATATATGCCCAGCATATTAGCTATGATTTAGCAGGAATACCCGTTGCTCCTTTTAAAGCTAGCGATTGCGCTTCCGCTCTGATTGGATTAAAAAACAACTCCATGATTCTTAATCCTTTTGAAGTTTGGACGGATATTAGCGGTACGGGTAAATACAATCAAAAAGTACCAGCAACTTTTAGAAGTCGATTAGCTGGAGTTGAAGGGTCTATCTTGGATTCTTTTGGAAAAGGTGCAGAACTGGAATTCGATAGATTTACAGTTAAAGTTCATCAAAACCGTGGAACTGATAACGGTGTTACAATCCGCTATGGCAAGAATTTGATTGATTTAAAACAAGAAGAATCAATTGATGCAGTTTATACAGGTGTGTTGGCGTATTGGTCTAAAGAAGAAAATGACAAGCACGAAATAGTGATTGGAGACATTCAATACCTGGATAATCATGCTGATTATCTAAAAGAGCGTATCTATGTTTTGGAATGTTCGTCTGACTTTGAAAAAAAGCCAACAAAAGAACAGGTAAACAATAAGTCAAAGCAGTACCTAAAGAATAATAAGCTAGGTGTACCAAAGGTAACACTGGATGTGTCTTTTATTCAGCTTTGGCAGACAGAGGAATACAAAAACATTGTATCTCTTGAAAGAGTGAATTTATGTGATACCGTCCATGTTATCTTTGATAAATTAGGTGTGAATGCAACAGCTAAGGTCATTAAAACGGAATATGATGTTTTAAGTGAACGCTACACGAAAGTTACGCTAGGTGATGCTAAGAGTTCATTTGCGCAGACGGTCAAAGAATCCACTAAGTCATCCATTCAGCCTTTGATTAAATCGGCGGTAGATGTGGCTGTAAATAACGCTACTTCAAATATTACTAATTTAAGTGGCTATGTGACGAAGATCACGGATGCCGATGGAAATTGGACAGAATTGGTGATTTCAGATCACCCTGATTATAAGCAAGCCAAAAATATATGGCGATGGACTCAAGGTGGATTGGGATTTAGCTCTAATGGTTATGCCGGACCGTATGAAACAGCGATTACGGCGGATGGTCAAATCAATGCTAATGCGATTACTACAGGAACATTAGATGCCTCTTTAATTCGAATTGGGAATAAGACTTTTACCGAAACACTGACAGAATTAAGAAGTAATGACTCAGATTTAAAAACTCAATTAGAACAAACAGCTGAGGCAATTAGCCAAACAGTCACTAAAAAAGAGTTTGATGGGACGATGTCTTCCATCACTAATAAATTTGATGATAAAGGTCTCCATATTAAGCGAAAAATCAATGGTGAAGACTCCAAAAAAGAAGCCCTTTTGAACGATGATGAGCTTCGTTTCACTCGTGCCGATGGAACAGACGCAATCCGAATTAACGAACATGAAAGTTATTTTGGCAAATGGGTCACGATTGCTAACCACCGTTTCGAAACCCACCCCATCCACGAGTGGGATATTGAAAGTGTTGGTGGTGTCAATAAAGATAGCCAGACAATCAGCGGCACCGGGCTTTTCTACTCAGGAGATAGTGAGGGTAATTAA
- a CDS encoding Gp19/Gp15/Gp42 family protein, whose amino-acid sequence MINLASVNDVNTLWKPLSNAEQEQVEALLPVVSDSLRQEAMKVGKDLDKMIAKGEILSNVVKSVVVDIVSRYLDQLSSDNASMLSQESQSALGYSWSGTYVNTGGGMSILKKDLKRLGLTRQRFGVVDLYGIH is encoded by the coding sequence ATGATAAACCTAGCAAGCGTAAATGATGTCAATACTCTTTGGAAACCTTTATCTAATGCTGAACAAGAACAGGTAGAAGCGTTACTCCCTGTTGTATCCGATTCTTTACGACAAGAGGCTATGAAAGTTGGAAAAGATTTAGATAAGATGATTGCTAAGGGCGAAATACTTTCTAATGTGGTGAAATCAGTGGTTGTAGACATCGTTTCTCGATATCTAGATCAGTTATCCTCAGATAACGCAAGTATGCTCTCACAAGAATCACAATCTGCATTAGGCTATTCGTGGTCAGGCACCTATGTTAATACAGGTGGTGGAATGTCTATCTTAAAGAAGGACTTAAAGCGACTAGGTCTAACACGCCAGCGCTTTGGAGTGGTTGATTTATATGGCATCCATTAA
- a CDS encoding phage major capsid protein: MSTITKSTNLFPAELVTEVFSKAKGHSSLAKLSGQTPIPFAGMTEMTFAMDGEASIVGEGENKPAGDASFKPVTIAPMKFIYQHRLTDEFVNMSEEQQLPYLQAFADGFSAKIARALDISAFHGVNPATKTAVTSLATKNFDMASITTVTTTAGKEDEDIDTAVQAITGEDGVVTGIAMAPAFSAALSKIKVNGVVQYPEFRFGQNPEAFYGMASDVNNTVSFGTSKDLAIVGDFQNAFKWGYAENVPCEIIEYGDPDGQGDLKRTNQIVLRAEAYIGWGILDTASFKKIAKA; this comes from the coding sequence ATGTCAACTATTACAAAATCAACGAATTTATTTCCAGCTGAATTAGTAACAGAGGTATTCAGCAAAGCAAAGGGACATTCTTCCTTGGCTAAATTATCTGGGCAAACACCAATTCCATTTGCGGGCATGACAGAAATGACATTTGCGATGGATGGTGAAGCATCTATCGTAGGCGAAGGCGAAAATAAACCTGCTGGTGATGCTAGCTTTAAGCCTGTAACAATTGCACCCATGAAGTTTATTTATCAACACCGTTTAACAGACGAATTTGTAAACATGTCTGAAGAACAGCAACTTCCATATTTGCAAGCCTTTGCAGATGGGTTTTCGGCTAAGATTGCACGTGCTTTAGACATTAGTGCCTTTCACGGGGTGAATCCCGCAACAAAAACAGCAGTTACTTCCTTAGCTACTAAGAACTTTGATATGGCTTCAATCACTACAGTTACAACAACTGCAGGAAAGGAAGATGAAGATATCGATACTGCTGTACAGGCTATCACAGGTGAAGATGGCGTAGTAACAGGTATCGCAATGGCTCCAGCATTTAGTGCTGCATTATCCAAGATTAAGGTTAATGGTGTAGTACAGTATCCTGAATTCCGTTTCGGTCAGAATCCAGAAGCATTCTATGGAATGGCATCCGATGTAAATAACACAGTTTCCTTTGGCACATCTAAGGACTTAGCAATTGTCGGTGACTTCCAAAACGCATTTAAGTGGGGATATGCCGAAAATGTACCATGCGAAATCATCGAGTATGGTGATCCAGACGGACAGGGCGACCTAAAGCGTACAAATCAGATAGTATTACGTGCAGAAGCATACATCGGTTGGGGCATCTTAGATACTGCATCCTTCAAGAAGATTGCGAAGGCTTAA
- a CDS encoding phage tail protein, with protein sequence MAEMNTNSAKNVSTSSPKITGAIYYAPIGTVLPTDANTALNVAFKGVGYISEEGVTRSQARSSNDVKEWGGGIVATVQTEYSETFKFKMIEALNDIVQKAVYGDANVEGKLVAASSKMTVKHNASEPKTNTWVIDTVMLDGTLSRIVIPNAKITELGDLDYKKDSAIGYDVTLKAMLDDKGNTSYDYYQMPAA encoded by the coding sequence ATGGCAGAAATGAATACAAATAGTGCTAAGAATGTATCTACTAGTAGCCCAAAAATTACGGGTGCAATTTATTATGCACCAATTGGCACGGTATTGCCTACAGACGCAAACACTGCATTGAATGTAGCTTTTAAAGGTGTAGGATACATTTCGGAAGAGGGGGTTACGCGATCACAAGCTAGAAGTTCTAATGACGTAAAAGAATGGGGAGGCGGCATTGTGGCCACTGTTCAGACCGAATATAGCGAAACGTTCAAGTTTAAGATGATTGAGGCTTTAAATGATATAGTTCAGAAAGCAGTTTATGGTGATGCGAATGTGGAAGGTAAACTTGTAGCCGCATCATCTAAGATGACAGTTAAACACAATGCCTCTGAACCTAAAACCAACACTTGGGTGATTGATACAGTAATGCTTGACGGTACATTGTCACGTATTGTGATTCCAAATGCCAAAATTACAGAATTGGGTGATTTGGATTATAAAAAAGATTCTGCAATTGGATATGATGTCACATTAAAAGCAATGTTAGATGATAAAGGTAATACGTCTTATGATTATTACCAAATGCCAGCTGCATAG
- a CDS encoding phage tail tape measure protein: protein MANGIELASAYVRLIPTTDGIGNAISDALGKETAKAGTSAGKQSGKSFLGSFGNAMGRISNSLKPVGEAMTKSLTVPIAGLATAAMASWKQVDDGLDIVVKKTGATGNALHNMQESVRNIATTMPASFKEAGTAIGEVNTRFGLTGKQLEGVSTQFLKFAKINGVDVNSSIDKVQKAMSAFGVSSKDTGAMLDALNKVGQDTGISMDILEQHMITNATALRGMGLNAASSATLLGNLEKSGVDVSTAMQGLKKVQASAMSEGISMQEAFKKALSSSEGAISVFGAKAGPQLYSAFKNGTLSADMFTNSSKALNDSLGSVSNTFDATLDPADQWQTVLNSLMSLGHDIAETLMPSIQTAVNNIIPVVKGLTEGWNGLDDSERDIILTIAGVLAAIGPVTSVLSGITGAVAKLSNGLGVLMSHPILAAIGAVIVALTLLYQNNEGFRKFVNKAWTNIKNVVGGTINAIAGFWNSILKPVLSSIGGAVMALANFVLNPLDSIKNTFLKVFNGIKSIVSPIINWLKGIFSFKWNLPKIKLPHFKLEGSFSLMPPKVPRLSIKWYAKAMDKPYLLDGATIFGSNGNSLLGGGEKGREVIMSENYLRNLIEGKRTQVGTVNMGGVTIQINGYNKDPKELAEIIEEHMVNLARRKEMAFNV, encoded by the coding sequence GTGGCAAACGGTATTGAGTTAGCAAGTGCATATGTGAGATTAATACCGACAACCGATGGTATCGGTAATGCAATCTCCGATGCGTTGGGGAAAGAAACAGCAAAAGCCGGCACTAGCGCCGGCAAGCAATCAGGCAAATCTTTTTTAGGGTCGTTCGGTAATGCAATGGGCAGAATTAGTAATTCTTTAAAGCCTGTTGGCGAAGCGATGACAAAAAGTTTGACAGTTCCCATTGCCGGGCTTGCTACGGCTGCAATGGCTTCATGGAAACAAGTTGATGATGGACTTGATATTGTCGTGAAGAAAACGGGAGCAACGGGCAACGCGTTGCATAATATGCAAGAGTCTGTTAGAAATATCGCAACTACTATGCCTGCTTCCTTTAAAGAGGCAGGAACAGCTATCGGTGAAGTAAATACCAGATTTGGTTTAACAGGGAAACAGCTAGAGGGTGTTTCAACACAATTCCTTAAATTTGCAAAAATAAATGGTGTTGATGTTAATTCATCTATTGATAAAGTTCAAAAAGCAATGTCGGCTTTTGGTGTATCTTCAAAAGATACAGGAGCTATGTTAGATGCCTTAAATAAAGTTGGCCAAGATACTGGGATTAGTATGGACATTCTTGAACAGCATATGATAACAAATGCTACAGCATTAAGAGGTATGGGTCTGAATGCAGCTTCTTCCGCCACACTTTTGGGTAATCTTGAAAAGTCCGGAGTAGATGTGTCCACCGCTATGCAAGGATTGAAAAAGGTACAAGCTTCAGCTATGAGTGAGGGCATTAGTATGCAAGAAGCCTTTAAAAAGGCATTATCTTCATCTGAGGGAGCTATATCAGTTTTTGGAGCTAAGGCGGGTCCACAACTGTATTCAGCCTTCAAAAACGGTACATTATCGGCTGATATGTTTACTAATTCCAGTAAGGCGCTTAATGATTCGCTGGGTTCTGTAAGCAATACTTTTGATGCCACATTAGATCCTGCTGATCAATGGCAAACAGTTTTGAATAGTTTGATGTCTTTGGGGCACGATATAGCAGAAACACTAATGCCATCCATTCAAACGGCTGTCAATAATATCATTCCTGTTGTTAAAGGCTTAACTGAAGGCTGGAACGGACTCGATGATAGTGAGAGAGATATTATATTGACGATAGCGGGTGTTTTAGCGGCTATTGGGCCGGTGACATCGGTGTTATCCGGTATAACGGGAGCGGTTGCTAAGCTTTCAAATGGTTTGGGTGTTTTGATGTCTCATCCTATTTTGGCGGCTATTGGGGCCGTAATCGTTGCACTAACGCTACTTTATCAAAATAATGAGGGCTTTAGAAAGTTTGTTAATAAAGCGTGGACCAACATTAAAAACGTGGTTGGCGGTACAATCAACGCCATTGCGGGGTTTTGGAACAGCATTTTAAAACCCGTTTTATCCAGCATTGGTGGGGCGGTAATGGCGTTAGCTAATTTTGTTTTAAATCCGTTAGATTCAATCAAAAATACATTTTTAAAAGTTTTTAATGGAATTAAATCCATTGTTTCTCCAATAATCAATTGGTTAAAAGGGATATTTAGTTTTAAGTGGAATCTTCCAAAAATTAAATTGCCTCACTTCAAATTGGAAGGTAGCTTTTCATTAATGCCTCCAAAGGTGCCTCGATTAAGTATTAAATGGTATGCTAAAGCGATGGATAAGCCTTATTTGCTTGATGGTGCTACTATTTTTGGATCAAATGGCAATTCGCTTCTAGGTGGTGGAGAAAAAGGTAGAGAAGTGATTATGTCAGAAAACTATTTAAGAAACCTAATTGAAGGCAAAAGAACACAAGTGGGTACTGTTAATATGGGTGGCGTTACTATTCAAATTAACGGATATAACAAAGACCCTAAAGAGTTAGCAGAGATAATAGAGGAACATATGGTTAACTTAGCCAGAAGAAAGGAGATGGCGTTCAATGTCTAA
- a CDS encoding DUF4355 domain-containing protein yields MAEVFTPITTQEQFDSVMKDRLERERSSVTKKYEGYTSPTDLEQIKKDYDTQISTLSKDAETKAKKYADYDKQLADRDSKIKSYETASVKTRIAHETGLPYEMASRLSGETEEDIRKDAETLVKLIGNNKPKAPLAEPEGNQGGEKNNAVRALAKSLKGE; encoded by the coding sequence ATGGCAGAAGTATTTACACCAATCACAACGCAAGAACAGTTTGATTCGGTAATGAAAGACAGACTAGAAAGAGAGCGTAGTTCAGTAACTAAAAAATATGAGGGATATACGAGCCCTACGGATTTAGAACAAATCAAAAAAGATTACGATACGCAGATTTCAACACTTTCTAAAGACGCAGAAACAAAGGCCAAGAAGTATGCAGATTACGATAAACAGCTTGCGGATAGGGATTCCAAAATCAAGAGTTACGAGACCGCCTCGGTAAAAACGCGAATTGCTCACGAGACAGGACTACCTTATGAGATGGCAAGTAGGCTTTCGGGAGAAACGGAAGAAGATATCCGAAAGGATGCAGAAACGCTTGTGAAATTGATTGGAAACAACAAGCCAAAAGCACCACTGGCAGAACCGGAAGGAAATCAAGGTGGCGAAAAAAACAACGCAGTAAGAGCGTTAGCGAAATCACTTAAAGGAGAATAA
- a CDS encoding terminase — translation MAEPKRLGRQTPTQSIILPYEKTYGEEAIALYEKSKRKAQDWQKLLIYDLLSYDDEELWVHSKFGYAVSRRNGKNEVITIREIYGLIKGERILHTAHRTPTSSSAFSRLYDIMVKAGYKEKEDFIVTRQYGLEKIEMIEGGGLASFRTRTSKGGLGEGYDLLIIDEAQEYQNDQETTLKYVVSSSPNPQTIFCGTPPTMVSSGTVFTHMRENTLAGKTSNTGWAEWSVESMTDVNDVETWYETNPSLGTILTERKIRDEIGEDELDFNIQRLGYWTKLNLKSDISESQWKELQVDKLPKFKGKLYAGIRFGADGKNVALSIAVKTTNDLIFVESIDCQPQRNGLGWLIRFLKQAELQNVVIDGAGGQKLLADAMKDAGIKKEPIFPKVGEVIEANALFQQCLDQKMICHKGQPSLLQSVCNVQRRAIGSNGGFGFKSIKETVDVSLMESMIFAFWSCKKTKERRKQKVFY, via the coding sequence ATGGCAGAACCTAAAAGATTAGGTCGCCAAACACCAACTCAATCCATTATTTTGCCATATGAAAAGACATATGGAGAAGAAGCAATCGCACTATACGAAAAATCAAAACGTAAAGCACAGGACTGGCAGAAGTTATTAATCTATGACTTACTTTCCTATGATGATGAAGAACTGTGGGTACATTCAAAGTTTGGATATGCTGTATCACGAAGAAATGGCAAGAACGAAGTTATTACCATACGAGAGATTTATGGCTTAATTAAAGGGGAACGTATCCTACATACAGCGCACAGAACGCCAACATCTAGTTCAGCCTTTAGCCGTCTATATGACATTATGGTCAAAGCTGGATACAAAGAAAAAGAAGATTTCATAGTAACTCGTCAATATGGATTGGAAAAAATCGAGATGATAGAAGGTGGTGGACTTGCATCGTTTAGAACAAGAACATCTAAGGGTGGACTTGGTGAAGGATATGATCTGCTTATCATTGACGAGGCACAGGAATACCAGAACGATCAAGAGACTACATTGAAGTACGTTGTTTCTTCATCTCCAAATCCACAGACGATATTCTGCGGTACACCACCTACAATGGTATCCTCGGGTACAGTATTTACGCACATGAGAGAGAATACATTGGCAGGTAAGACCAGTAATACAGGTTGGGCAGAATGGTCAGTCGAAAGCATGACAGATGTCAATGATGTAGAGACTTGGTATGAGACAAATCCATCGCTAGGCACGATTCTAACAGAACGTAAAATACGTGATGAAATTGGGGAAGATGAATTGGACTTCAACATTCAGCGTTTAGGATACTGGACTAAGTTAAATCTGAAATCAGACATCAGCGAATCACAATGGAAGGAATTACAGGTTGATAAGTTGCCTAAGTTCAAAGGAAAGTTATATGCTGGCATTCGTTTCGGTGCTGATGGAAAAAATGTTGCATTAAGTATTGCGGTTAAAACGACAAATGATTTAATCTTTGTTGAAAGTATAGATTGTCAACCACAGCGAAATGGGCTAGGATGGCTGATTCGTTTCTTGAAACAAGCTGAATTACAAAATGTAGTAATAGATGGAGCAGGTGGTCAAAAGCTACTGGCAGATGCCATGAAAGACGCCGGAATTAAGAAAGAACCAATCTTTCCTAAAGTTGGAGAAGTTATTGAAGCAAACGCACTATTCCAACAATGCCTAGATCAAAAAATGATATGCCACAAAGGGCAACCATCGTTGCTTCAATCAGTTTGTAATGTTCAAAGACGTGCTATTGGTAGTAATGGCGGTTTTGGTTTTAAATCCATTAAAGAAACAGTTGATGTATCTTTGATGGAATCGATGATTTTTGCGTTTTGGTCATGTAAAAAGACAAAAGAACGCAGAAAACAAAAGGTGTTCTATTAG